Proteins found in one Pantoea cypripedii genomic segment:
- a CDS encoding ROK family protein: MKTSGTNLEHARAHNRRVIIEAIRLHGELTRAELARLTALTPQTVSNIVAELEEAELLASRQPRKQGRGQPAIPVTLNPASAWSIGIHLDHQTLLIVLVDLTGEIHFRRLILVQKPQPGATLARIADVLAEIKAQLGDRWHKVLGIGVVMPGPFGVEGISSVGPTTLNGWEKVDIEAELAAMSGLPVTLENDATVAAIGERFHGVARQLNSFIYLYIGTGLGAGIFTDGHIYTGHAHNAGEVGHIVIEPGGRECYCGNHGCLERYVSLQAAYEFCGLDPMSALPDDLLEVDPALFDRWIDSILAPLRQAINMLECVFDAESVIIGGMMPATLLDKIIQRLPPLYQSVRGRYLTGSRLKTGMTGSDTAALGAAALPIFDEFNPQFQVLMK; this comes from the coding sequence ATGAAAACTTCGGGAACCAATCTGGAACACGCACGCGCGCACAATCGCCGCGTGATCATCGAAGCCATTCGCCTGCATGGCGAATTGACGCGTGCTGAGCTGGCGCGACTGACCGCTCTAACGCCGCAGACGGTGTCCAACATTGTGGCGGAACTGGAAGAGGCAGAGCTGCTCGCCAGCCGTCAGCCACGCAAGCAGGGACGGGGACAACCGGCGATTCCGGTGACGCTGAACCCGGCCAGCGCCTGGTCGATTGGCATTCATCTTGACCATCAAACATTGTTGATTGTGCTGGTAGATTTGACCGGCGAAATTCATTTTCGCCGCCTTATTCTGGTGCAAAAGCCCCAACCCGGTGCCACCTTAGCGCGCATTGCTGACGTGCTGGCGGAGATCAAAGCCCAGCTGGGTGATCGCTGGCATAAAGTGTTGGGGATTGGCGTGGTGATGCCTGGGCCTTTTGGTGTCGAGGGGATTTCATCGGTAGGACCCACCACGCTGAACGGCTGGGAAAAGGTGGATATTGAGGCTGAACTGGCAGCAATGAGTGGCCTGCCGGTGACGCTGGAGAATGATGCGACGGTGGCCGCTATCGGCGAACGTTTCCACGGCGTCGCGCGGCAACTCAACTCCTTTATTTACCTTTATATCGGCACAGGACTCGGGGCCGGCATTTTTACTGATGGCCATATTTATACCGGCCATGCGCACAACGCCGGAGAGGTGGGGCATATCGTTATCGAACCGGGTGGACGCGAATGTTATTGCGGCAATCACGGCTGTCTGGAGCGTTATGTGTCGTTGCAGGCAGCCTACGAGTTTTGTGGACTGGACCCGATGAGCGCGTTGCCGGACGATTTACTTGAAGTTGACCCGGCGCTGTTTGATCGCTGGATCGACAGCATACTGGCACCGCTCCGTCAGGCGATTAATATGCTGGAGTGCGTTTTCGATGCCGAGAGCGTGATTATTGGTGGCATGATGCCTGCCACGCTGCTGGATAAAATCATTCAGCGTCTGCCGCCGTTATATCAATCGGTACGGGGACGTTATCTGACCGGTTCACGCCTGAAAACCGGCATGACGGGCAGCGATACCGCAGCATTAGGTGCTGCGGCATTGCCCATCTTTGACGAATTTAATCCACAGTTTCAGGTATTAATGAAATAA
- the mqo gene encoding malate dehydrogenase (quinone), which yields MKKSTTLFTSLSLTALLVSSAVHAADTPEKTDVLLIGGGIMSASLGTWLEELQPSWKQVMVEKLDGVALESSNGWNNAGTGHSANMELNYTPERPDGSIDVSKALEINEAFMISRQFWTSQVKRGVLNNPHNFINSTPHMSFVWGDKNVEYLTKRYEALQKTVLFQGMKFSTDHAQIQQWAPLIMEGRDPQQKVAATWTPVGTDVNYGEITRQLIGSLKKNDNFSLETSSEVTDFKRNSDNSWHVTIKDVKSGENRTIDARYVFIGAGGGALKLLQKTGIPEGENYAGFPVGGSFLVTENPAITSRHLEKVYGQASVGAPPMSVPHLDARFLDGKRVVLFGPFATFSTKFLKNGSLFDLLGTTTTSNFMPMTHVGIDNFDLVKYLIGQVMLNDDDRFAALKEYFPEAKKEDWKLIQAGQRVQIIKKDAEKGGVLKLGTEIVTDQQKTVAALLGASPGASTAAPIAINVIKQLFPTEFASPEWQQKIHQIVPAYGQKLNDNAALAQQVWDDTAATLQLTKPPVINMPAAAAQPQATTPAKTTSSPQHDMAL from the coding sequence ATGAAAAAATCAACTACATTATTCACCTCGCTTTCGCTCACCGCACTGCTCGTCAGTTCTGCTGTTCATGCCGCCGACACACCGGAAAAGACCGATGTGCTGCTGATTGGCGGGGGCATCATGAGTGCTTCTCTGGGAACCTGGCTGGAAGAATTACAACCCAGCTGGAAACAGGTTATGGTCGAAAAGCTGGACGGCGTGGCACTGGAATCGTCGAACGGCTGGAATAACGCCGGTACGGGTCACTCCGCGAATATGGAGCTGAATTACACGCCAGAACGTCCGGACGGAAGTATTGATGTCAGCAAAGCGCTGGAAATCAACGAAGCTTTTATGATTTCCCGTCAATTCTGGACCTCGCAGGTTAAACGTGGCGTATTAAATAACCCGCATAACTTTATTAATTCTACTCCGCACATGAGTTTTGTCTGGGGCGATAAAAACGTTGAGTATCTGACGAAACGTTATGAAGCGTTGCAGAAAACCGTGCTGTTCCAGGGCATGAAATTCTCCACCGATCACGCGCAAATCCAGCAATGGGCACCGTTGATTATGGAAGGCCGTGATCCACAACAGAAAGTGGCAGCGACCTGGACCCCGGTTGGCACCGATGTCAACTATGGCGAAATCACCCGTCAGCTGATTGGCAGCCTGAAAAAGAACGATAATTTCTCGCTGGAAACTTCGTCAGAAGTCACCGATTTTAAACGTAACAGCGATAACAGCTGGCACGTCACCATCAAAGATGTGAAAAGCGGCGAGAATCGCACCATCGATGCACGTTACGTGTTTATCGGTGCGGGCGGCGGCGCGCTGAAACTGCTGCAGAAAACCGGTATCCCTGAGGGTGAAAACTACGCTGGCTTCCCGGTGGGTGGTTCTTTCCTCGTTACCGAGAACCCGGCGATCACCAGCCGTCATCTGGAAAAAGTGTATGGTCAGGCTTCCGTGGGTGCACCACCGATGTCCGTACCGCATCTTGATGCGCGTTTCCTCGATGGCAAGCGTGTAGTGCTGTTTGGACCTTTCGCCACCTTCTCAACCAAGTTCCTGAAAAATGGTTCGCTGTTTGATCTGTTAGGCACCACCACTACCAGCAACTTTATGCCGATGACCCACGTAGGCATTGATAACTTCGACTTGGTGAAATATCTGATCGGTCAGGTGATGCTGAACGACGACGACCGTTTCGCCGCGCTGAAGGAATACTTCCCGGAAGCGAAGAAAGAAGATTGGAAACTGATTCAGGCAGGTCAGCGCGTTCAGATCATCAAGAAAGATGCGGAGAAAGGCGGTGTGCTGAAGCTGGGTACGGAAATCGTGACCGATCAGCAGAAAACCGTTGCCGCCCTGCTGGGTGCATCACCGGGAGCGTCAACCGCAGCGCCAATCGCGATTAACGTGATCAAGCAGCTGTTCCCGACTGAATTCGCCAGCCCGGAATGGCAGCAGAAGATCCATCAAATCGTTCCGGCCTATGGCCAGAAACTGAACGACAACGCGGCACTGGCGCAGCAGGTTTGGGATGACACCGCCGCGACGCTGCAACTGACCAAACCCCCGGTAATCAATATGCCAGCCGCTGCCGCACAGCCACAGGCAACGACTCCGGCTAAAACGACTTCCTCGCCACAACACGATATGGCGCTGTAA
- a CDS encoding GNAT family N-acetyltransferase — protein sequence MSQFNQYGQAVGFALPDWQPVARPSVIPLVGRFCTLQPLQTGHCASLFVAFSQAEDDRDWTWLGAEQPRSLEEMQLWVAHKLADASLIPYAVISHASQQAVGVVCFANIDPQNGALEIGHVTWSPLMQRNVLGTEALFLLLTQAFTLGYRRVAWRCDSLNHASRRAAERMGFTFEGRFRQAMTRKHRNRDTDWLSIIDSEWPAIYQAITHWSDNENIDDTGQQIHPLRRFLKRN from the coding sequence GTGTCTCAGTTTAATCAATATGGGCAAGCCGTAGGTTTTGCTCTGCCGGACTGGCAGCCCGTCGCGCGTCCCTCCGTTATCCCCCTGGTTGGGCGGTTTTGTACGCTGCAACCTTTACAGACCGGACACTGCGCATCGCTGTTTGTGGCATTTTCTCAGGCTGAAGACGATCGCGACTGGACCTGGCTGGGTGCCGAACAACCCCGCTCGCTGGAAGAGATGCAGCTCTGGGTCGCACACAAACTGGCTGATGCCTCGCTGATACCCTATGCAGTGATCAGCCATGCCAGCCAGCAGGCGGTGGGCGTGGTGTGTTTCGCCAATATTGACCCGCAAAATGGCGCACTGGAAATCGGCCATGTGACCTGGTCGCCGCTGATGCAGCGTAATGTGCTGGGCACTGAGGCGTTGTTTCTGCTGCTGACTCAGGCCTTCACGTTGGGGTATCGTCGGGTGGCGTGGCGCTGCGACTCGCTGAATCATGCATCGCGACGTGCCGCGGAACGCATGGGCTTCACGTTTGAAGGTCGTTTCCGTCAGGCAATGACGCGCAAACACCGTAATCGTGACACCGACTGGCTGTCGATTATCGATAGCGAATGGCCTGCCATTTATCAGGCGATAACACATTGGTCAGACAACGAAAATATCGATGATACCGGCCAGCAAATTCATCCATTACGTCGATTTCTTAAGCGAAATTAA
- a CDS encoding M81 family metallopeptidase gives MRIAFGGIHTECSTYNPVLNYADDFRILRGDELTASPYFAFLADYDAHFLPTFHARAIAGGPVARVTYEDFKQDFLSRLAALLPVDGVYLAMHGAVYVEGMEDAEGDWITATRELVGNDCPITVSYDLHGNVTQRIIDAIDMFSTYRTAPHIDVEETMRRSVAMLVQSLHSGVKPGVVWAPIPVVLPGERTSTEDEPAKSLYARLPAINAIEHIWDASLMVGYVWADEPRATAAAIMTGTDAAVLAEQAAKLALAYWQAREQFSFGCVTGSTEECVRMAIASPTHPVILADSGDNPTGGGVGDRGDMLAELIRQGAQGVIVAGITDKPATDAAFAAGIGATLQLTIGATLDPAGGKASAQFVVTRLVDDPASVAKQALLQTGDITVVVADRRRPYHNLADFALLGLNPATANIVVVKSGYLSPELAPLANPNLMALSEGVVDQYVERLVRKRKTQPAYPFDTDFAFLPVSTLSARFVAEPHL, from the coding sequence ATGCGCATTGCTTTTGGTGGTATTCATACTGAGTGCAGTACCTATAACCCGGTGCTGAATTATGCTGACGACTTCCGTATTCTGCGCGGCGATGAACTGACGGCGAGTCCTTATTTTGCGTTTCTTGCCGACTACGATGCCCACTTCCTGCCGACTTTCCATGCCCGCGCCATCGCCGGTGGCCCGGTCGCACGCGTCACGTATGAAGATTTTAAGCAGGATTTTCTCAGCCGACTGGCGGCATTGTTGCCCGTAGATGGCGTGTATCTGGCGATGCACGGCGCGGTCTACGTTGAAGGGATGGAAGACGCCGAGGGTGACTGGATCACCGCCACCCGTGAACTGGTCGGTAACGATTGTCCGATCACTGTCAGCTATGATCTGCACGGTAACGTCACGCAACGCATCATCGATGCAATTGATATGTTCTCCACCTACCGTACCGCGCCGCATATCGATGTGGAAGAAACCATGCGTCGTTCAGTCGCGATGCTGGTGCAAAGCCTGCACAGCGGCGTGAAACCTGGCGTCGTCTGGGCACCGATTCCGGTGGTGCTACCCGGCGAACGTACCAGCACCGAAGATGAACCGGCGAAAAGTCTCTATGCCCGCCTGCCCGCCATTAACGCGATCGAACATATCTGGGATGCCTCACTGATGGTGGGTTATGTTTGGGCGGATGAACCGCGCGCAACGGCGGCAGCGATTATGACGGGCACCGATGCCGCTGTGTTGGCAGAACAGGCGGCGAAACTGGCGCTGGCGTACTGGCAGGCACGAGAACAATTCAGTTTTGGTTGTGTCACCGGCAGTACCGAAGAATGCGTTCGCATGGCGATTGCCAGCCCTACCCATCCGGTCATTTTGGCTGATTCCGGCGATAACCCCACCGGTGGCGGTGTGGGTGATCGGGGCGATATGCTGGCCGAGTTGATTCGCCAGGGCGCACAAGGGGTGATCGTCGCAGGGATTACCGACAAACCGGCGACCGACGCCGCTTTTGCTGCCGGAATCGGCGCCACGCTGCAATTGACCATTGGCGCTACGCTCGATCCCGCGGGTGGCAAGGCCAGTGCGCAATTCGTGGTAACCAGGCTGGTGGATGACCCTGCCTCGGTTGCGAAGCAGGCGCTGCTGCAAACGGGAGACATTACCGTCGTGGTGGCGGACAGACGTCGTCCCTATCACAATCTGGCGGATTTCGCTCTGCTGGGGCTGAATCCGGCAACCGCCAATATTGTGGTGGTGAAATCCGGTTACCTGTCTCCCGAACTGGCACCGCTCGCCAATCCTAACCTGATGGCGCTATCAGAAGGCGTGGTGGATCAGTACGTGGAACGTCTGGTGCGTAAGCGTAAAACCCAGCCTGCTTACCCTTTTGATACCGATTTTGCCTTCTTGCCGGTGAGCACCCTGTCCGCACGATTTGTGGCAGAACCGCATCTATGA
- a CDS encoding ROK family transcriptional regulator produces the protein MLNAHQQQIIRLLIASHGMSRTAIAQKMKMSKAAISTLIKEMLNAGLLEESVPEASGQGRPSVLLKMRADSAYFLGASLLGEHITLVLIDMHGHTLASSVLPLSLDPQQLTQAIAAAIPPLVQGNGISPDQLIGLGVTLSGFVDEHQAVCVQSALLGWKNVALADMLKQATGLEVSLENDAKALAVSEKIFGLAKKVRNFTLISHSDGIGSAHFFQGQLHRGAHGGAGEIAHCTIEPGGHPCRCGKRGCLDTLASLTAIRENIREKTLDARTLAELENLAVKGNSTAIAILHRAGNALGLAIANIIQMNDPELIVIAHHSGAFDGLLKTVVMQAIDANVLPSIMGKTPISTIVLGDESWARAAASVAAYRFLIHLPE, from the coding sequence ATGCTCAATGCCCATCAGCAACAAATTATTCGTTTGCTTATCGCTTCGCATGGCATGAGCCGCACGGCTATTGCGCAGAAGATGAAAATGAGTAAAGCGGCCATTAGCACCCTGATAAAAGAGATGCTCAATGCCGGTTTGCTGGAAGAAAGTGTTCCTGAAGCCAGCGGCCAGGGTCGCCCTTCAGTGTTATTAAAAATGCGAGCCGATAGCGCTTATTTTCTTGGCGCGTCGTTACTCGGTGAGCACATTACCCTGGTGTTGATCGATATGCATGGGCATACGCTGGCAAGCAGCGTGCTGCCCCTTAGCCTCGATCCACAACAACTCACCCAGGCCATTGCCGCAGCCATCCCACCACTGGTGCAGGGTAACGGTATTTCTCCCGATCAACTGATTGGCCTTGGCGTCACCCTTTCCGGCTTTGTCGATGAACATCAGGCGGTGTGCGTGCAGTCAGCCCTGCTCGGCTGGAAAAATGTCGCGCTGGCGGACATGCTGAAACAGGCAACCGGGCTGGAGGTGTCGCTGGAAAATGATGCCAAAGCCCTGGCGGTAAGCGAGAAAATCTTTGGTCTGGCGAAAAAAGTCCGCAACTTCACCCTGATTTCTCACAGCGATGGCATTGGTTCGGCGCACTTTTTTCAGGGGCAGCTGCATCGTGGCGCCCACGGCGGTGCCGGAGAAATTGCCCACTGCACCATTGAACCCGGTGGCCATCCCTGCCGCTGTGGCAAACGCGGCTGCCTCGACACTCTGGCATCCTTAACCGCCATCCGCGAAAACATACGTGAGAAAACGCTCGATGCCCGGACGCTGGCGGAGCTGGAAAATCTGGCGGTGAAAGGCAACAGTACGGCAATTGCCATCCTGCACCGTGCGGGTAACGCGCTCGGCCTTGCCATCGCCAATATCATTCAGATGAACGACCCGGAATTGATCGTCATTGCCCATCATTCCGGCGCGTTTGATGGATTGCTGAAAACCGTGGTGATGCAGGCCATTGATGCCAATGTCCTGCCTTCCATCATGGGTAAGACCCCCATTTCGACCATCGTCCTTGGCGACGAAAGCTGGGCCAGAGCCGCTGCCAGTGTGGCGGCCTATCGTTTTTTAATTCATTTACCCGAGTAA
- a CDS encoding YdgH/BhsA/McbA-like domain containing protein: MKSIKTFVAVAALSLVSFGSFAHSITASASTLDGAEAKIAAQAAQQGAQYKITEANTNNRVHMTAELYK, encoded by the coding sequence ATGAAATCTATCAAAACTTTCGTTGCAGTTGCGGCCCTGTCACTGGTTTCTTTCGGCAGCTTCGCGCACAGCATCACCGCCTCCGCTTCTACTCTTGATGGCGCAGAAGCCAAAATCGCTGCTCAGGCAGCACAGCAGGGCGCACAGTACAAAATTACCGAAGCGAACACCAATAACCGTGTTCACATGACCGCAGAATTGTACAAATAA
- a CDS encoding dienelactone hydrolase family protein codes for MTTIVTSPLTYSSNGATLAGSLVYQDGINNPRPGVVMAPNWMGVTPMAEDVAAKIAAQGFVVLVADLYGEGQRPSNGEEAGSMMMAVKDTPAEVARMQAALAALLDQQQAPVAVDQLAAIGFCFGGHCALELARSGADIKAAVSFHGTLDTKGDYALDAIKGSVLVLDGAADPLVPREQLSEFAREMSAKQVDWQLVSYAGAVHSFTDPTASNPGVAHYHPQVAERAFKRMFALFAETF; via the coding sequence ATGACTACCATTGTCACTTCACCACTCACTTATTCATCAAACGGCGCAACCTTAGCCGGTTCTCTTGTTTATCAGGATGGCATCAATAATCCACGCCCTGGTGTGGTGATGGCCCCGAACTGGATGGGTGTCACCCCGATGGCCGAAGACGTGGCAGCAAAGATCGCTGCCCAGGGCTTTGTGGTGCTGGTGGCGGATCTGTATGGTGAAGGCCAACGCCCGTCAAACGGTGAAGAAGCGGGCAGCATGATGATGGCTGTCAAAGACACTCCGGCAGAAGTGGCGCGCATGCAGGCAGCGCTGGCGGCACTGCTTGATCAGCAACAGGCACCCGTGGCCGTGGATCAGCTGGCGGCGATTGGTTTCTGTTTTGGTGGTCACTGCGCGCTGGAGCTGGCACGCAGCGGCGCAGATATCAAAGCGGCAGTTTCTTTCCACGGTACGCTGGACACCAAAGGCGACTATGCGCTTGATGCCATCAAAGGTAGCGTGCTGGTGCTCGACGGTGCCGCCGATCCGCTGGTGCCGCGTGAACAACTGAGTGAATTCGCCCGTGAAATGAGTGCAAAACAGGTAGACTGGCAGCTGGTCAGCTATGCCGGAGCAGTGCACTCCTTCACCGACCCGACGGCAAGCAATCCGGGCGTCGCGCACTATCATCCGCAGGTCGCGGAACGTGCATTTAAACGTATGTTCGCGCTGTTCGCCGAAACCTTCTAA
- a CDS encoding ABC transporter substrate-binding protein translates to MESTLKRFRVITLAGCMMSLFASVSAFASQLVIMQNEPPRSMDPGNQTATFTGTVLDPMYEGLTRLGDDGKVVPALAVSWSSDASGLNWTFKLRPNVKFHDGTPFNADAVVENFQRHLDTKRGLAASGKIRTFVQDVKKKDDLTVEFQLKKINPAFLTVLASGPGLMVSPKADKDGSINNKADGTGPYKLVQYKSGEFVLEQKNADYWGKSTGPDEIKWTWSSEPSVMNMALQSGQVDIINPVPPQFAGMLKNNANIILKQSPGAAVFWVDLNTQSKALSDVRVRQALNFATDQQALSKAVMFGYAQPANSALAPVDANYDKSLHDYPYDLQKAKDLLKAAGYADGFAMSIAVQAPDARTAQVLQGMWSKIGVKLNVRQMESGVWTKAAFADAKEKATQGTDAVLASWSSGLYGSDLQLRPLYHTSSFAPGGANLGFFSDKQTDDLIDTAASTMDDAKRKALYFEAQKRISALAPQVLLFYQDDLYAARKNISGVTMQPGGQLVVRDAAKN, encoded by the coding sequence ATGGAAAGCACACTTAAGCGTTTCAGGGTTATTACTCTCGCGGGCTGCATGATGTCGCTATTTGCCAGCGTCTCTGCGTTTGCCAGCCAGCTGGTCATTATGCAGAACGAACCGCCACGCAGCATGGATCCGGGTAATCAAACCGCCACTTTTACCGGTACGGTGCTGGATCCGATGTATGAAGGCCTGACGCGACTGGGTGATGATGGCAAGGTGGTCCCGGCGCTGGCCGTCTCCTGGAGTAGTGACGCCAGCGGGCTGAACTGGACTTTCAAACTGCGTCCCAACGTAAAATTCCATGATGGCACACCTTTTAACGCCGATGCGGTGGTAGAAAACTTTCAGCGCCATCTCGATACCAAACGCGGCCTTGCCGCCAGCGGTAAAATTCGCACCTTTGTTCAGGACGTGAAGAAAAAAGACGATCTGACGGTGGAGTTTCAGCTGAAAAAAATAAACCCGGCGTTTTTGACGGTGCTGGCGTCGGGTCCGGGATTAATGGTTAGCCCGAAGGCGGATAAAGACGGCAGCATTAATAATAAAGCGGATGGCACCGGGCCTTATAAGCTGGTGCAATATAAATCCGGTGAATTCGTGCTGGAACAAAAGAACGCAGATTACTGGGGTAAATCAACCGGGCCGGACGAAATAAAATGGACATGGAGCAGCGAGCCTTCGGTGATGAATATGGCGCTGCAATCCGGCCAGGTTGATATTATTAACCCGGTGCCACCTCAATTTGCCGGCATGTTAAAAAACAATGCCAACATCATCCTGAAACAATCACCGGGTGCGGCGGTATTCTGGGTTGATCTCAATACCCAAAGTAAAGCGTTGAGTGACGTCCGCGTGCGTCAGGCGCTTAACTTTGCCACCGATCAGCAGGCGTTGAGTAAGGCGGTGATGTTTGGTTATGCCCAGCCTGCCAACTCCGCGCTGGCACCGGTTGATGCGAACTACGATAAAAGCCTGCATGACTATCCTTACGATCTCCAGAAGGCCAAAGATCTGCTGAAAGCGGCGGGTTATGCCGATGGTTTTGCCATGTCGATTGCGGTACAGGCACCGGATGCGCGCACCGCGCAGGTGTTGCAGGGCATGTGGAGCAAAATCGGCGTGAAACTGAACGTGCGTCAGATGGAAAGTGGCGTCTGGACCAAAGCAGCCTTCGCCGATGCAAAAGAGAAAGCCACGCAGGGTACCGATGCGGTGCTGGCCTCATGGTCATCGGGTTTATATGGCTCGGACCTGCAACTGCGCCCGTTGTATCACACCAGCAGTTTCGCTCCGGGTGGCGCGAACCTCGGCTTTTTCAGTGATAAGCAAACCGATGATCTGATCGATACCGCCGCTTCGACCATGGATGATGCCAAACGCAAAGCACTCTACTTCGAGGCGCAGAAACGCATCAGCGCGCTGGCACCGCAGGTGTTGCTGTTTTACCAGGATGATCTGTATGCAGCGCGGAAAAATATCAGCGGCGTGACCATGCAACCGGGTGGTCAGTTAGTGGTGCGGGATGCGGCCAAAAATTAA
- a CDS encoding DUF1203 domain-containing protein: MAYIISGLDGNVFAHLFGKDEHYLAAHRAVRVRAEAASRYPDRIALRDVPEGENAILINHVYQSAESPYFGTHAIYIHEGATTPGLYVDQIPDYLATRLLSLRAFNDQHRIMTADVTPGHEAERLILQLLDRPDTRYIHAHSARFGCYLCLIERS, from the coding sequence ATGGCTTACATAATTAGCGGTCTGGATGGCAACGTATTCGCGCATTTGTTTGGTAAAGACGAGCATTATCTGGCAGCGCATCGGGCGGTGCGGGTAAGGGCTGAAGCAGCATCAAGATATCCCGACCGTATTGCGTTGCGTGATGTCCCGGAAGGCGAGAATGCTATCCTGATCAATCACGTCTATCAATCGGCGGAGAGTCCCTACTTTGGCACTCATGCCATCTATATCCACGAGGGGGCAACCACGCCGGGGCTGTATGTTGATCAGATTCCGGATTATCTCGCCACCCGGCTGCTTTCATTGCGGGCCTTTAACGATCAACACCGGATTATGACGGCGGATGTGACGCCAGGGCACGAAGCCGAGCGGTTAATTTTACAACTGCTGGATCGCCCGGATACCCGGTATATACACGCCCACAGCGCCCGGTTTGGCTGCTATCTGTGCCTTATCGAGCGAAGTTGA
- a CDS encoding ABC transporter ATP-binding protein — MKTQEPVLRIENLSVAFRHEDHWREVVNNVSFEIHAGETLAIVGESGSGKSVTSMAIMRLLNARHARITGKVLLNGSDLLLLSEAAMRDIRGNAVAMIFQEPMTSLNPSFTIGHQIAEALTTHRKMSSRAAREETIRLLEKVRIPNAAKRFDDYPHHFSGGMRQRVMIAMALALRPKLLIADEPTTALDVTIQGQILDLIKTLQEEEGTAVLFITHDMGVVAEVSDRTLVMYQGDVVETGSTAAIFSAPAADYTRTLIATVPQLGAMRGIEGPRKFSDSHSSYAMPQLSAQPLLSVKNLTTRFSIHEGIFSRKTGAVHAVENISFDLMPGETLSLVGESGCGKSTTGRSLTRLTRAASGQIEFDGYDVLSLSPGELRKLRCAMQMIFQDPFASLNPRMSVQEALTEPFLQHRLGSKAQAQQKAAALMERVGLSATMLKRYPHEFSGGQRQRICIARALMLDPKMIIADESVSALDVTVKAQIINLLLDLQQSLGLSYLFISHDMAVVERISHRVAVMLLGEIVEIGPRAAIFENPQHDYTRKLLSSVPVPDPARRQLRRHIEVSELKSPVRPLGYVPETRRYREVSNGHWVME, encoded by the coding sequence ATGAAGACACAGGAACCGGTGCTGCGCATAGAAAATCTGTCGGTGGCATTTCGCCACGAAGATCACTGGCGCGAGGTAGTGAACAACGTTTCGTTTGAGATTCATGCTGGTGAAACGCTGGCAATTGTGGGTGAATCCGGCTCCGGCAAAAGCGTCACATCAATGGCGATCATGCGCTTGCTGAATGCCCGTCACGCGCGCATCACCGGGAAGGTGTTGCTCAACGGCAGCGATTTGCTGCTGCTGAGTGAAGCCGCGATGCGGGATATTCGTGGCAATGCCGTGGCGATGATTTTTCAGGAGCCGATGACCAGCCTGAATCCTTCATTCACCATCGGCCATCAGATTGCCGAAGCGTTGACCACGCACCGGAAAATGTCCTCGCGAGCTGCCAGAGAAGAGACGATCCGTCTGCTGGAAAAGGTACGCATCCCTAATGCAGCGAAACGCTTTGATGACTATCCCCATCATTTTTCGGGTGGGATGCGGCAGCGCGTGATGATCGCGATGGCGCTGGCGCTGCGGCCAAAATTACTGATAGCGGATGAGCCGACCACGGCGCTGGATGTCACCATTCAGGGACAAATTCTTGATCTGATTAAAACCTTGCAGGAAGAAGAAGGCACGGCGGTTCTGTTTATCACCCACGATATGGGCGTGGTGGCCGAAGTCTCGGACCGCACGCTGGTGATGTACCAGGGTGATGTGGTGGAGACCGGCTCCACCGCCGCGATTTTCTCAGCTCCTGCGGCGGATTATACCCGCACGCTGATTGCCACCGTCCCTCAGCTTGGGGCAATGCGTGGTATTGAAGGGCCACGTAAGTTTTCAGACTCCCACTCGTCATATGCGATGCCGCAATTGTCGGCACAGCCACTGCTATCGGTGAAGAATCTGACGACCCGCTTCAGTATTCACGAGGGAATATTTAGTCGCAAAACCGGTGCGGTGCATGCGGTGGAAAATATCTCCTTTGACCTGATGCCGGGCGAAACCCTGTCGCTGGTGGGTGAATCGGGTTGTGGTAAATCCACTACGGGTCGCTCCCTCACCCGCCTGACCCGCGCCGCATCAGGCCAGATTGAGTTTGACGGCTATGATGTGCTCAGCCTCTCCCCTGGTGAATTACGTAAACTGCGTTGCGCGATGCAGATGATTTTTCAGGATCCCTTCGCCAGCCTGAACCCGCGTATGTCAGTGCAGGAAGCACTGACCGAACCCTTTTTGCAGCATCGGTTAGGCAGCAAAGCTCAGGCACAGCAAAAAGCCGCTGCACTGATGGAGCGCGTGGGATTGTCGGCAACGATGCTGAAAAGATATCCGCACGAATTCTCCGGCGGCCAGCGACAACGTATCTGTATCGCACGGGCGTTAATGCTCGATCCCAAAATGATCATTGCCGACGAATCGGTGTCAGCGCTGGATGTGACGGTGAAAGCGCAAATCATTAACCTGCTGCTCGATTTGCAACAAAGTCTGGGCTTGTCGTATCTGTTTATTTCTCACGATATGGCGGTGGTGGAACGCATCAGCCATCGGGTGGCGGTGATGTTGTTGGGTGAAATTGTCGAGATTGGCCCGCGAGCGGCGATTTTTGAAAACCCGCAGCATGACTACACCCGGAAGTTGCTCTCCTCAGTGCCGGTGCCTGATCCGGCGCGACGCCAGCTCAGGCGGCATATTGAAGTCAGCGAACTAAAAAGCCCGGTCAGGCCGCTGGGTTATGTGCCGGAAACACGTCGCTATCGCGAAGTGAGCAACGGACATTGGGTGATGGAGTAG